A window of Sphingomonas astaxanthinifaciens DSM 22298 genomic DNA:
GTGATCGCGCATGAGGTCGGCCACCATATCCAGAACCTCGAGGGGACGCTCGACCGCGCCAGCAGCGCCCAGTCGCGCGCCAGCCAGGCCGAGGGCAATGCCGTCCAGGTCGGGGTCGAACTCCAGGCCGATTGTTATGCCGGCGTCTGGGCTGCGCTCGCAAAGGCGCCCGATGGCTCGAAGGCGCTCGATCCGGGCGATCTCGAGGAAGGGCTCAAGGCCGCCTCGGCGATCGGCGACGATGCGCTCCAGCAGCAGGCGGGGCAGGCGGTGCGGCCCGAGAGCTTCACCCACGGCTCGAGCCAGCAGCGAATGGAAGCGCTCCGCCGCGGCCTGACCACCGGCGACCCCAAGAGCTGCAACTACAACCGGGTGTAAGAAAGATAGGGTCGTCCCCGCCCGGGCGGGGACGACCCTTTTGCCTTACAGCTTGACCAGCATCTTGCCGGTGTTGGCACCACTGAACAGGCCGAGGAAGGCCTCCGGGGTCTTCTCCAGCCCCTCGACCACGGTGTCGCGGCTCTTGACCTTTCCGGTCGCGACCAGCTGGCCCATGTCGGCGTAGAATTCGGCGTTGCGCGGCAGATAGTCGGTGTAGATGAAGCCCTTGAGCATCATCCGCATCGCGATCACCCGCATGATGTAGCGCAGGCTGGTCGGCTCGCCGCTGTTGTAGCCGTCGATCATCCCGCAGATGGCGAAGCGCGCGTCGCGGCGGCCATGCGCCAGCGCGGCGTCGAGATGCTCGCCGCCGACATTGTCGAAATAGACGTCGATGCCCTTGGGCGCCGCTTCGGCCAGCGCCTTCACCAGCGGCACGCCGCCCTTGTAGTCGATCACCGCATCGGCGCCGAGCGACTTGACGAATTCGACCTTGTCGGGGCCGCCGGCCGAGCCGATCACGGTCATGCCCTTGGCCTTGGCGATCTGGACCACCGCCGAACCAACCGCACCGGCCGCGGCCGAGACGAACACGATATCGCCTTCCTTGGCCTGCGCCGCGTCGAGCAGGCCCCAATAGGCCGTGCCCCCGGTCAGCCCGAGGTTGCCGAGGAAGTCCTTGGCCTCGATGCCGGGGATCGACGGCAGCTTGTTCAGCGCCTGCGCCGGAAGCACCGCCTCGTCGCGCCAGCCGGCCATGTGCAGCACCTTGTCGCCCGGCTGGAAATCGGGCGAGCGGCTTTCCACCACCTCGCCGACCGCGCCGCCCTCGAGCGGCTCGCCGATCTGGAACGGGGGCACGTAGCTCTTCACGTCGTTCATCCGCCCGCGCATGTACGGGTCGACCGACAGCCAGTGGTTGCGGACATGGACCATGCCCTCCTCGAGCGCGGGGAGGGTCAGTGCCTTATACTCGAAATTGTCGCTGGTCGGCATGCCGTGCGGGCGGCTCTTGAGGTGCCAGGCTTGGGCCATGAATCTCTCCTGTGAAGCGTGCGGGCCGAGGGGTCGGCGACCGATTGCCGGATGCAACTCACAAAGCGATGACGCTCCGCCGGTCAAGCCCGGCCGCCGACAAAAAAAGCGGGCCCGGCCTTCCGCTGGGGAAGGCCGGGCCCGCGCTTGAAGTCAGCGGTGTCGCTTACTTCTTGTTGCCGGTGCTGCCCGTGGTCGGGGTGGCACTGGTGGTCGAACCGAGGGGGGTCGTCGAGGCGGTGTTGCCGCCATCGTCGTAGGTCCCCGAGAAGCTCTTATCGAGCATGTGCGGACCCTCGTCCGTCCGCGACATCGACGAGCGGCGATCCTCGTCGCGCTCGCGGTCCGAACCGAACAGCCCGCCGAGCATGCCGCCCGACTGGCCCTCGTCGCGCTCCTCCTCGAGGCGCGAACGGATGCTGTCCTTCTTGCCGGTCAGATAGACCTTCCCGTCCTCGATCCGGTCGAGCAGGCTGCAGGTGAAGCTGCGGTGGACGCCGTTCGCTTCCGGGTCGTTCTTGGTCAGGATGACCTTGTCGCCGCGGACCTTGTCGACCGTGCCGATGCGCTCGCCGCTCTCGTCGACGACCTCGGCATGCTCGCGGATCTGGCCGAGCAGCTGGCGCTTGGTCTGGCGCTGGGTGCGGAAGCTCGAGAATTCGTTCTCGAACCGGCTCTGATGCTCGCGGCGATATTCGTCATAGTCGCGGTCGAGGTCCTCGATCTGGCGCTGGCGCCAGCTCGAATAATGGTCGTCGTGCGGTGAGCGCGAATAGCCCGACTGCTGCGACTGGCCGCCGAAACGCGACTGCTGCCCGGAGCCGAAGCTGTCGCGGCCACCGAATTGCGAACGGCCATAGGCCTGCGAGCCCATGTCGCGGTCCTGGTCCTGGAGCCGGTCCTGGCGGCCATATTGCTGCTGGCCATAATCCTGGCTGCCGAGGCCCGAGCCGCGGCCATAGTCGCCGGTCATCGGCTGATAGCGGTCGCTGCCCTGGCTCTGGTAGCCGCGATCCATGTTCTGCCGGCCAGTGTCGCTCCGGCCGAAGCTGCTGCCGTAGGAATCGCTGTCGCGGCTCGAGCGCTCGTCACGGCCGTAGCTCGCCGAGCGGTCGCCCGAGAAGAAGGCCGACCGGTCGCTGCGACCGTAGCGGCCCTCGTCGCGGCCGAAGGACTGGCGGTTCTCGTCCTCGTCATAGGCGCGCGGCGCGTAGCTCTGGCTCTGGCTGCTGCTGCTGCCCCAGCCGCCCTGGCCGGCGGTGTAGCCGCCCCGGTCGCGGTCGCTGCGGCCTTCGAGGCCCGACATGCGGTCGGACCGCGAATAACGGTCGTCGTCTCTCCGTCCGCCCGAACTGTCGTCGCCGAACCAGCTCGAAACCTCGTCGGCCGCGCGCTGGAAGAAACCGCGATCCTCGCGGTCGGAACCATAATTGCGCTGGCGATCGCTGCGGTAGCCGCGGTTCTCGTCGCGGCTGTCATACCGGTCGTAAGCCATGAACACTCCTCCACTTGGCATCCGCCGAGGGGGGACGACGGAATGCGAATATTTAACGTTGCTGGTGGGTCGGCGTTCCGGCCCCAAAGGCCAGGATGACGGTCGAGAGAGGCGAAATGAAAAAGCTTTACCCTTGCCCCGCAAAAGCGCGTTGCGCTGGCGGGCAAGCGCCGCTAGAGGCGCGGGGCAACCGGTGCGGGGCTGTAGCTCAGATGGGAGAGCGCTGCAATCGCACTGCAGAGGTCAGGGGTTCGATTCCCCTCAGCTCCACCAGCCGCACCGGTCACAATTTCAATGTCTTAGCTGTTTAAGGGCGCCGCTTGGGCCCATGGTCACGCGCCTGCGGTATCGCACTGGTATAACGTAGTCGCGCTGCCGATGTGAACCGCGCGGCGTGCAGTGGCAATTAGGCACGAATCCAAAGCTTGCCGCTGGCAAATGCCCAGATCGACAGCAGCGCAGCGGCGGCTTGGCTACATGCGACGATCAAGGCGAGCGCGACATAGGATCCACCGAGATGGAAGATCGCGAGCCATCCAAGTCCGCCGGCAATCGCAAGGCGCACGGTTCCCGCGATGGTGGTCCAGGCCGGCCGTCCGCTTCCTTGCGAGACGAAGGCAAGAAGAAAGGCCGTGGCCAGCGCGGGATAGGCGATCGCCATGATCCGAAGGTAGGTCGAACCGGCGGCGAAGATCGCCGGGTCTTTTGTGAACAGCCCGAGCCAGACTGTCGGGCGAGCCGCCAGGATGAGTCCGACGGCGCCTGCGAAGCCAGCTGCAATGCCTGTCCCGACAATGGCAATCCGCTTCGCTCGAGCCACATCGCCGGCGCCGGTGCAGGTTCCCACCATCGTCAGCACGGCGCTCCCAAGTCCGAAGAGGACCGGCACGAGAAGATATTCGACCCGCGACGCGATGCCGTATCCAGCGAGCGCTTCCGCACCGAAATGCCCCGCTGCAGCGGTGACGAGGACAACCGCCAGATTGAGCTGCACGACCGAAAGCGAGGAAAGCAGTCCCACGCCGAGAATGCGTCCGAACGCTTTCCTGTCGAGGCGGTGGCGGCGGAGAGAAAGGTTCGTCCGTCCCTGCCGCAAGAGCCGCAGCAAGAACACGGCCGCTGCCGCGTAGAACAGGGTGACCGCGACGCCTGCGCCCGTGATGCCCATGCCCTGCAGCGGACCGAAGCCGAAGATCAGCAAGGGCGAGAGCGGGACAAGTGTGACGATGCCCGCGAGTGATATTCTGGCCGGGGTTTTGACGTCCCCGGACCCGCGCAAAGCCGCCGAGCAGAGATTGACCGTCCAGATCGGCACACTGCAAAGGAAGAGCCAGTTCGAATAACGAAGCGCTTCGTCGATCGGCGCGCCCTGCAAGCCGAGCGCCCCGTAAATGATTGGGCCGGCGAGCCACATGGCCGCGCTGAAGCCCGCGCCGATCAAGACCGCCAGCACGACTGCGTGGAAGAGCAAGGCATCGGCGTCGTCATGGTGCCCGGCGCCAATCGCGTTGGAAACCGCCGCGGCGACTCCGCCGCCCATCCCGCCGGCGGACATCATCGTCATAAGCATCCACAGCGGAAAGACCGCCGCGACACCGACGAGCGCGTCGCTACCGAGCCGCGCGACGTAATAGGTCTCGGCAACGCCAACGACGGTCTGGGCCACCAGCACAGCGATCGTCGGGAGCGACAGGCGTGCGAGCGGCGGAAGGATCGGTCCATCAAGGACAGCCGACCGAATGTCCTGTTGACGCTCGGGCCGCAGCGCGACCGCGCTCATCGTGCCGATCCTCCTTCGGCATCGTGAGGGTGCGGATCATTGGCCCATTGCTCCGACCATCGATCCAGGGCTTCGACGATCTCGCGGACCGCCTTGCCCTTTTCGGTCAGGCGGTAGACCGCACGATTGGCTGGCTCCGGAAGATAGTCCTTCACGAGAACCCCTCTCTTTTCGAGCTCTTTCAATCGAGCAGCGAGGAGATTCGCGGTGATGCCGTCGATCTTATTCCGAATAACGGAGAAGCGGGTCGGTCCGTCGAGGAGGACTCGCAGGACTGGCAGGCTCCACTTCGCCGACATGATGGCCTCGGCCTCAGGCCTCACAGTTCGCTGCCCGGCGCATCCGCCCCGCGCCTGCCTTCGAGCGCTTCCTCGACCTTTAGAAGCCGTCCCTCGATTGCCGTCAGGCGACTGGCGGCGACGTCATGTTCGCTGAAATCCATCGCCAGCGCCCACGCGTTCAGCCAGGCGCCAATGCGCGAGAAAAGTCCTCGCGAGCGGACATCCTCATTCGTCATTTTCAGTCTCCTTGAGGCGGGTTCGAAGCGTCGGGGCGACCGGCCGTCCTCGGGTCATGACAATCAGGCCGGAAGTGCGCGCGCGTGGGCGGGCTCGGACTCAGCCGAAGGCGACGTGTCCGGAGGCGTGATCTTGAACCAGAGTGCGTAGAGTGCGGGCAGGAAGAGTAGCGTAAGTACGGTCCCGCCGAGCGTGCCGCCGATCAGGGTGACCGCCATCGATCCCCAGAAAACGGATTCGATCAACGGAACGAAGGCGAGGACGGCGGCGAGCGCAGTCAGGATGACCGGGCGGGATCGCTGGACGGTCGCTTCGACGACTGCGTCGTAGGCCGACATGCCCTCCTTCTCGTTATCGTGGATCTGACCGATCAGGATGAGCGTGTTGCGCATTAGGATGCCGGCGAGGGCAATCAGGCCGAGAATGGCATTGAACCCAAAGGGCTGCCCGGTGACGAGCAAGGTCGGCACGACCCCGATCAGACCCAGCGGAGCGGTCAAAAGCACGATCGCCATGGCCGACAGGCTGCGAACCTGGAGGATGATAACGACCATCATCAGCACGACCATGATCGGGAAGATCGGTGCCAGCGCCTCGTTCGCCTTGCCGGCCTCCTCGATGGAACCCGCCATGTCGATCCGGTAGCCCGCCGGCAGAGTGTCGATGATCGGCTGCAGTTTCTCCATCATTGCCGTGGAGACATCGGGCGGCTGCAGGCCATCGGCGATGTCGCCGCGCACGGTGATGGTTGGCACGCGGTCGCGCCGCTGGAGAAGCGGATTCTCCATTTGCACGACTACCTTCCCGATCTGACTGACCGTCACGCGCTGGCCGCCTGACCCGGTGAGGACGTAATCGGCGATGCGCTGCGGATCGAGGCGGTCTGCCCCTGACGAGCGCGCGACCACGTCGACCGTCCGGATATCTTCCCGGGCCTGCGAGACGGTGACGCCGGTCAGCAGGAACTGCAGCTGTTCGGCGACATCGGCGGACGTCAGACCAAAGGAACGCAGGCGGTCTTGGTCGAGGACGATGCGCATCGCCGGAGCCCGCTCGCTCCAGTCGAGATTGACCGTGCGCATCATCGGGTCGTCCTGCATGACGATCTTAACCCGCTCGGCAATCGCGCGGACCTCGGCGAGGTCGGGGCCATTGACCCGGAACGCCACGGGGAATGGAGAAGGAGGACCGAACACCAGCTGCGTAGCCCGCACGCGGGCCGAGGGGGCCAGCCCGTCTGCTACGGCCTTGCGAAGCCGTAGCTTCAGCGCGTCCCGCTCCTCCTCATTGTCGGTCCGAACGACGATCTTCGCGAACGACGGATCGGGCAGCTCCGAATTGAGCGACATGAAGAAGCGCGGAGCGCCCTGGCCGATATAGCTGGTGACAATCTTGGCCTCGGGCTGCCTGCGCAGCCAGCGCTCGACTTCTTCGGTCGACTTGCTCGTGGTGGCGAGCGCGGTGCCCTTGGGAAGATAGACCTCGACCAGGAGTTCGGGTCGGTCGGACGTCGGGAAGAATTGTTTCTTCACTGGGCCCATGCCGATCCCGGCGAGTATGAACGCGCCCAGCGTTGCGAGCGCGACCAGTTTCTTGCGCGCAACGGCCCAGGAGATGAAGCGACGCACCCGCTGGTAGCGCGGCGTCTGATAGATGGCGGCGTGCCCCCCTTCGACGGGCTTGATGGCCGGGAGCAGCTTGACGCCCATGTACGGCGTGAAGATCACGGCGACGAACCACGACGCGATCAGCGCGAAGCCGACGACCCAGAAGATGTTGCCCGCATATTCCCCGGCAGAGGATTGGGCGAAGCCGACGGGCATGAGGCCAATGACGGTGACGAGGGTTCCCGCCAGCATCGGCGCGGCGGTATGGCTCCAGGCATAGGCCGACGCACGGATGCGGTCGTAACCCTCCTCCATCTTCACCACCATCATCTCGATGGCGATGATGGCATCGTCGACCAGCAGGCCGAGCGCGAGGATCAAGGCGCCGAGCGTGATGCGGTCGAGCACCCGTCCGGTCGCCCACATGATGACAAGCACAATGGCCAGCGTCAGGGGAACGGCAGCCGCGACCACGATCCCGACCCGCCAGCCGAGGCTGAGAAGGCTGACGATCATCACAATGGCCAAGGCCTCCAGGAAGGTCTTCATGAACTGGTTGACCGCCGCCCTGATGTTGACGGCCTGGTCGGTCACCGGTGTGAAGGTCATGCCGAGCGGCAGCTCGGCCTGGATCTTGGTGACTTCGTCATTGAGGGCCTTGCCGAGCTCCAGACCATTCCAGCCCTGGCGCATGACGACGCTCAGGAGGATCGCGGGCTCGCCCTCGCTGCGGATCTGGAAGGTCGCCGGATCCTCGTAGCCGCGCCGAACCGTGGCGATCTCCGACAGTCGCAGCGTCGTTCCGTTGGCGACGATGGGAAGCGCGCGGATCTTCTCGAGATCGTCGAATGCGCCGTCGAGCCGGACGACTACGCTTTGCGCCTTGGTTTCGATCGATCCGGCCGGGGTCAGGAGGTTCTGCTGGCCGAGCGCGTCGAGGATGGTGCGGGGATCGACGCCGAGCGTCGCCAGGCGTTTCTCGTCAAACTCCACGAAGATGCGCTCGGGCTGTTCGCCGAGAATCTTGATCTTGTTCACGCCCGGGACGTGGAGCAATCGCTGGCGCAGTTCCTCGGCATCGCGGGCGAGCTTGCGCTGCGGCTCGCCCTTGGCCTTCAGAGCGTAGAGCGCGAAGGTGACATCGCCATATTCGTCGTCGATGAAGGGTCCCGCGACGCCTCGCGGCAGCTTGCGCTGTTCGTCGGCGAGCTTCTTGCGGGCCTGGTAGAATTGCTCCGGCACCTCGGAGGGCGGAATCTTGTCCTTCAGCCAGACCGTCATGAAGACCTGACCCGGGCGGGTGAAGGTATCGACCCGGTCGTACCAGCGAAGTTCCTGAAGCCGCTTCTCGATCGGCTCGGCGACTTGCTCCTGCATCTCCGCGGCGGTGGCGCCTGGCCAGGCGGCCGCAACCGTCATCACCTTGATGGTGAAGCTCGGATCCTCGGCGCGGCCGAGTTTCAGGAAGGCGATCGTCCCGGCCATAATGATAGCCATCAGGAAGAAGAGGGTGACCGACTTCTCGCGGACGGCGAGCGCGGAGAGGTTGAAGCGGCTGGGGGCCGCGCCGCCATCGCCGATCATCGTGCGGCGATCCGGACCGGCTGGCCCTGGTGCAATAGATGCGCGCCCATGGCGACGATGCGCTCGCCGGGCCGGATGATGGCGTTGATCCGCGCGGTTTCCTCGCCGAGCGACAGGATCTGGATCGACCGCCAGGCAACGGTCGGTTGCTTGCCGCCGCGGATGATCCAGACGCCCGGCCCCTTGCCTGCGTCGAAGATGGCGGAGAGAGGGACCTCGAAACCGGCGCTTTGCCCCGGGCGAGGAAGGTCGATGGTGACCGTCGAACCCAGCGGGGCACCGCCCGCCGCGCCGCTCAGGACATAGCGGGCCTCGAAGGTCCGGGTGGCCGGATCGGCCGCATCGGACAGCTGCCGCAGCGTCGCGGGGCCGCTCGCGCCCGCATAGGTTCGAGCGCTGGCCGAGGAGCCGATTGGCGGCCGGATGGTCTCTGGCAATTGCACCAGTGCCTCGCGCGGGCCCGAGCGAGCGATCCGCAAGACTACCTGCCCGGCCCCAACCACTTGTCCGGGCTCAGCGAGTGTCTCCGTGATCGTCCCGTCGGCATCGGCGACGAGGACGCTATATGCTGCGGCATTCCGGGCGACCCGGGCTTCGGCCTGCGCCGCCTGCAACTGTGCACGCGCGGCGTTCGCGGCCGCCTTGGCCTGATCGTAAGCGGAAGCCGAAACGGCGCCGGCGCCGACTAGGCCTCGAAGGCGCGCCTCGTCGGCGGCTGTCTGCGTCGCGCGGGCTTGGGCAGCCTGGACGGCGCTGATCGACGCGCTGGTGGCGAGAGACAGATCGGTGCCGTCGATCCGCATCAGGGGCTGCCCCCGGCGGACCGATTGGCCAGCGTTGACGAAACGGCCGACGACCTTGCCCCCGACCCGAAATCCCAGATCGCTCTGAACCCGGGCAGCAACGACGCCGGTAAAGGACTGCAAACCCGCCTCGCCCGATAGGGGCACCGTGACCCTCACCAAAGGTGGGAGGGTACGCGGATCGGCCTCCGACGAACTGCACGACGTTAATGCCAGTGCCGCGAGTGCCGTGGCCGTGGTCAGGAAACAGGAGCGAGCGGTCACCAACGATTCCTCCGAGGTTCGGAGGAATGAGTGCCATCAATGTGACTAGTGTGTCAACTGGTCACACGTCAATCATGGTGCCAAACTTCGAAGGATCAGATTGGTCACCTCATTTTGCGCATCGGGAAGCAGGTCGAGATTGCGTTCGAGGTGCAGCGGATCGATGAAGGGCATCATGGCGTAGAAGATGGCTCGGCAGGTTTCGTCGATCGGAGTCTTGCGTTCGAATTCGCCTTGCTCACGCCCTTCCCGGACGATCGCCTGGATCATTTCCTGCAGCGTCGAGCGATACTTCCGATAGGAATTCCACTCCTCGGCGGCCGAGTGAGCGGCGATGTCGTAGATCTTCCGATCATCGAAGAAGAGCTCGACGCTCAAAGCCGAGATATTGCGGAAAAACCGCCGAAACTTCTCGGTGGCAGAGGTCACGTCGGCGATAGCGCTCGACGTCGATTCGACGATCCGGTCGAGGCGGGAGGTACAGATCGTCTCGCCGATGGCCTGCTTCGATTCGAAGAAGCGATAAACATAGGCCTTAGAGAACCCGATCTCGCGAGCGAGGTCGGCGACTGTCGTCTTGTCATAGCCGTAACGCGCAAAGCAGGCATAGGCGGCCCGCACGATCTGATCGCGCACGGCATGTTCGGTAGGACCCCGAAGGGCGGTGTCGGCGGAAGCGGTGCTCGGCATGACTTGTCCATACACGGCCAAGCGATCCTTGACAAACAGTGACCATATTGGATATCGGTCACTATTGGGAAGGATCAGCTTATGTCCTCACGTCGTGCACGCCTTATTGCCGGCATCTTGTCCGCATCGCTCAGCGGCTGCGCAGTCGGTCCGCGCTACGTTGCGCCCGCGTCATCGGTCGCAACCAGTTTTCCTTCCACAGCGGCGATGGATGCCCGGAGTACTGGCCCGACCTCGGCCGAACTCGCGACGTGGTGGCAATCGTTCAACGATCCGATACTCAGCGCATTGGTTGAGCGCGCCCTCGCGCAGAATCTCGATCTTCAGCAGGCTGGCGCGCGGGTCGCGCAGGCACGCGCCGCGCTCAGCGGCGCAAATGCTTCCCTTCTCCCTTCGGGGTCGGTCAGCGCGAATGCAGGACGGGCGTATCAATCGCTGGAGACTCCCACCGGACAGATCGCCAGCGCCTTCGGATCAAATCGTGCCGTCAGCACCTACGACATTGGTGTCGGGGGAAGCTGGGAGATCGATGTCTTCGGCGGCAAGGACGCCGCGCGTGACGCCGTTCGAGCTGACTGGCAGGCCTCGGCGGCCAGCGCGACGGCTGTCCGGCTCGCCATCGCCGCGCAGACCGCCGACACCTATGTCGCGATCCGAGCGCTGCAGGCTCGTCTGGCCCTCGCCAGGGAGCAGGTCGCCACCCAGAGCAAGCTAACGGACCTAATCGCGCTTCAGTATCGCCGTGGGATCGCTGCCGAGCTCCAGCTCCGCCAGAGCGAAGGGGCCTTGGCCCAACTCAAGGCGTCCGTGCCGGCGCTTCAGAATGATCTCGATCGATCGATGAACGCGCTCGACGTCCTGCTTGGACGCGAGCCGGGCGCGGCGCGCGGGGAGTTGGCCCTTGCTGCCCCGATCCCGACGCCCCCGGCTATCTCGAGCGCCGGAGGACCCACCGCCCTTCTTCGCCGCCGCCCCGACGTCATCGCCGCTGAGCGAACGTTGGCGGCCTCGAACGCGAGGATCGGGGCCGCGATGGCGGAATATTATCCCAAGTTCTCGCTGAGCGGCCTGCTGGGGAGCGCGACGGTGTCGTTGGGGGGACTTCTCGGGTCCAATTCCCTGCAGGCGGGAGGCTTCCTAGGACTTCGTTGGAGGCTCTTCGATTTCGGCCGCGTGGATGCCGAGATCAGGGCTGCCAAGGGGCGCAACGCCGAAGCGTTGGCCGCTTATCGCCAGACGGTGCTGCGTGCTTCGCAGGACGTCGAAGACGCTTTTTCCACGCTCATCCAGCAGGAAGTCAGGGCGGCGGCCTTGCGGGATGGCGAAGCCTCCCTCGCGCGTGCGCGCCAGACCTCCGAAGCCGCTTACAAGGGCGGCGTCGTCAGCCTGATCGAGGTACTCGACGCAGACCGTCGACTTCTCGACGCGCGCGACGGATTGATTCAGGCTCGCGCCGCGGCGACCCGAGGTGCGATCGCCTCATTCCGGGCGTTGGGCGGTGGATGGCAGGCACCTAAGCCCGATGGAGGCCTCGATGTCGCCAATCGTTGATGCTGCGCTCAGCGGGCTGGAGCAGGTCGAACAACTTCTTCAGGCCGGGCTCCAACCTCCATTCGGTCGGAAAACGCGAGTGTCATTGATCGAGGCCGCTCACGGCCACTCGGTGTTCGAGGGGCGACCCGACGAAAGCGACTACAATCCGATGGGGACTGTCCATGGCGGTTATATCGCGGCCATTCTCGACAGCGCCTGCGGGATCGCCGCCCACACCGGGCTGAGGCCGTTCCAGGCCTACACCACCGCCGATCTGAAGGTGTCCTTCCTGCGACCGCTCACGGAACGCAGCGGAGTCGTCCGAGCGATCGGCAAGCTCGTCTCGATCGGGCGAAGGGCCGCATTCTCCGAGGCCGAATTGCGCGACGAGCAAGGACGCCTGTGCGCGACTGCTTCATCGACCCTGATCGTCTTCGATCGGAAGAGTGAGCGCACCACTGCCTGACGGCAATCACGACATTTTCATTCTCACGCAAAACGAGGGGCACGCACGTCATGGACCAATCTCGCTCGAAGGCATCGAAAGTTATCCTGGTGACCGGGGCTTCTTCAGGCATCGGCAAAGCAACGGCGATCGCGCTCGCCGAGGCCGGTCATCGGGTTTTCGCCGGCGTCCGGAAGCCTTCGGAAGCCATCGTGCATCCTCTGGTCGAGCTCGTGAAGCTCGACGTTACCAATCCCGACGATGTCGTCAGCGCGGTCGCACACGTCGAGCGCGAGGCGGGTCGCCTCGACGTCCTCGTGAATAACGCCGGGACCTCCCTCGTCGGTGCCGTCGAGGAGACCAGCGACAAGGAAGCGTCGTCGCTGTTCCAAACTAACTTTTTCGGCCCTCTTCGGCTCAGCCGGGCAGTTCTGCCTCTGATGCGCCGCCAGGGCCAGGGCCTGATCGTGAACGTGAGTTCGGTCCTCGGCTTCCTCCCTGCGCCTTTCATGGGACTGTATGCGAGCAGCAAGCACGCGCTTGAAGGTCTCTCGGAATCTCTCGATCACGAAGTCCGGTCGTTCGGGGTGCGCGTGATCCTGGTCGAACCGAGCTTCACCAGAACCAGCCTTGACACCAACGCATCCGTCGCCTCGACAGGCATCGACGAGTACGCCGCAGCCCGATCGAAGTCCGTCGCGGCTGTCCGGCGCCAGATCGCCGAGGCCCCGCCGCCGTCGGGCGTTGCAGCCGAGATTCTGTCCGTAATCGACGGAAAGCACCACCTTCGCCGCCCCGCAGACCGCCGCGCGCGTATCCTGAGCAAACTTCGCCGGTGGGTGCCTGCGGCGCAGTTCGATAAGAGTCTCCGCGCCTCCTTTGGGCTGAGCTGATCGAACGTCGTCCTTCGCAGATTGACCCCCGGAGATTCGAAAGGCTGCTCTCGGCCAAGTGCAAA
This region includes:
- a CDS encoding efflux RND transporter periplasmic adaptor subunit — translated: MTARSCFLTTATALAALALTSCSSSEADPRTLPPLVRVTVPLSGEAGLQSFTGVVAARVQSDLGFRVGGKVVGRFVNAGQSVRRGQPLMRIDGTDLSLATSASISAVQAAQARATQTAADEARLRGLVGAGAVSASAYDQAKAAANAARAQLQAAQAEARVARNAAAYSVLVADADGTITETLAEPGQVVGAGQVVLRIARSGPREALVQLPETIRPPIGSSASARTYAGASGPATLRQLSDAADPATRTFEARYVLSGAAGGAPLGSTVTIDLPRPGQSAGFEVPLSAIFDAGKGPGVWIIRGGKQPTVAWRSIQILSLGEETARINAIIRPGERIVAMGAHLLHQGQPVRIAAR
- a CDS encoding TetR/AcrR family transcriptional regulator; this encodes MPSTASADTALRGPTEHAVRDQIVRAAYACFARYGYDKTTVADLAREIGFSKAYVYRFFESKQAIGETICTSRLDRIVESTSSAIADVTSATEKFRRFFRNISALSVELFFDDRKIYDIAAHSAAEEWNSYRKYRSTLQEMIQAIVREGREQGEFERKTPIDETCRAIFYAMMPFIDPLHLERNLDLLPDAQNEVTNLILRSLAP
- a CDS encoding efflux transporter outer membrane subunit — its product is MSASLSGCAVGPRYVAPASSVATSFPSTAAMDARSTGPTSAELATWWQSFNDPILSALVERALAQNLDLQQAGARVAQARAALSGANASLLPSGSVSANAGRAYQSLETPTGQIASAFGSNRAVSTYDIGVGGSWEIDVFGGKDAARDAVRADWQASAASATAVRLAIAAQTADTYVAIRALQARLALAREQVATQSKLTDLIALQYRRGIAAELQLRQSEGALAQLKASVPALQNDLDRSMNALDVLLGREPGAARGELALAAPIPTPPAISSAGGPTALLRRRPDVIAAERTLAASNARIGAAMAEYYPKFSLSGLLGSATVSLGGLLGSNSLQAGGFLGLRWRLFDFGRVDAEIRAAKGRNAEALAAYRQTVLRASQDVEDAFSTLIQQEVRAAALRDGEASLARARQTSEAAYKGGVVSLIEVLDADRRLLDARDGLIQARAAATRGAIASFRALGGGWQAPKPDGGLDVANR
- a CDS encoding PaaI family thioesterase, whose protein sequence is MEASMSPIVDAALSGLEQVEQLLQAGLQPPFGRKTRVSLIEAAHGHSVFEGRPDESDYNPMGTVHGGYIAAILDSACGIAAHTGLRPFQAYTTADLKVSFLRPLTERSGVVRAIGKLVSIGRRAAFSEAELRDEQGRLCATASSTLIVFDRKSERTTA
- a CDS encoding oxidoreductase encodes the protein MDQSRSKASKVILVTGASSGIGKATAIALAEAGHRVFAGVRKPSEAIVHPLVELVKLDVTNPDDVVSAVAHVEREAGRLDVLVNNAGTSLVGAVEETSDKEASSLFQTNFFGPLRLSRAVLPLMRRQGQGLIVNVSSVLGFLPAPFMGLYASSKHALEGLSESLDHEVRSFGVRVILVEPSFTRTSLDTNASVASTGIDEYAAARSKSVAAVRRQIAEAPPPSGVAAEILSVIDGKHHLRRPADRRARILSKLRRWVPAAQFDKSLRASFGLS